DNA sequence from the Labilithrix sp. genome:
TCGTCGGGGCCGACGAGGAGCGTGCGCGGCTGCTGCTCGCCCTTGTCCGCGGGATCGTCCTCGAGCGTGATGAGCGCGTCGGCGGGCTCGCCGGTGACGACGACGGCGATCTTGTTGCTCGGCGGGTTGGCGGGGAGCTCCACCGCGGGCGCGCTCGGCGTGGGGTCGGTGAGCTCGGTCGCGGTCGTCGCCGCGATCGGCTGCGTCTCTCGCTTCATCGTCGTCACGCCGAGGATGACGCCGACGACGGCGAGGCCGATCGCGCCGCCCGCGAGGCCGACCATGAGGAGCGACCTCTTCGACGAGCGGCCGGTCGAACCGACGCTGGTGGGGTTCTGGAAGTAGTCGGCGGGGACGGCGTAGAGGTCGGAGCGCGACGTGACCTCGCTGAACGCGTCGGGGACGATGCCGCGCTCGACCTTCTCGAGGTCGACGATCATCTCCTCCATCGTCGCGTAGCGGAGCTCCGGCTTCTTCGAGAGCGCCTTGACGATGATCGCCTCGAGGCTCGGCGGCACGTCGTACCCGGGCAACGCGACCGCGCGCATCGGCGCCGGCGCCTTGTACATGTGCTGCGTCAGGATCCCCATGAAGTTGTCGGCGTCGAAGGGGACCCGCCCGACCGCCATCTCGTAGAGCATGACGCCGAGCGAATAGATGTCGGTGCGGTGATCGACCGGGACGCCGGCGGCCTGCTCCGGAGACATGTAGTGAGGCGTTCCGAACACGCTCCCCGCGCGCGTCAGCTTCGCCTGCTCGCCCTGGAGCTTCGCGATGCCGAAATCGAGGACCTTCACGAAGTCCCGGTCCTCGCCGCGCTGGATGAGCATGACGTTGTCGGGCTTGAGGTCGCGGTGGACGACGCCGCGCGAGTGGGCGACGCCGAGGCCGCGCGCGATCTGCTTCGCGACGTGGACGAGGCGGGCGGCGGGGACGACCTTGCCGTCGCCCGAGATCTTCGACAGCGAGACGCCGTCGAGGAACTCCATCGCGAAGTACGCGGCGCCGTCGGGGAGGCGGCCGAAGTCGGAGATGTCGACGATGTGGGGGCTGCCGATGGATGACGCAGCGCGTGCCTCGTTGAGGAAGCGCTCCGTCATCTCGACGTCGGCGGCGAGGTCGCTGCGCAGGATCTTGATCGCGACTCGTTTGTCGATCAGCTTGTGCCGCCCGAGATAGACGAAGCCCATGCCGCCTTCGCCGAGGAGCGCCTCGATCGCGTAGCGGCCTTCGAGCGTCTTGCCGAGGTACGCGTCGACGCGCGGCTGCGAGGACGGGACGCTGACCGGGCTGCCGGAGCGCATCGTGACCGGATCGATCGTGAGCTGCGCGTGCGGCTGCGAGACAGCCGGCGACGACAAGACGTCCCTGGTGTCCGGGATCGTCTGTTGATGACTGCTCGAGTATCGGTCCCGGGATTCGGACACGTCGCCCCAACAAACTACGTGCTCCCGCCCCGTTTCTCAACGTAGCCGTCGGGGCCCCGGGGAAGCGGCCGCGACAGCGGGCGCGAAGCGCCCCGAGCGCGCAGCGCGAGGGCCGTGTCCCCGGGGTGGGGGTGTCGGGGGCGAAGCCCCTGACGTTGGGAAGGGAATGGGCTTGTGCCCCATGTGTTTGGGCAACGTGCTAGAGGTGCGGGGCGTCGGCCTCCATCGCACGTCGTCGGACCATGGGCTACCCCATCCAAATCGCGCTTCGCTACCTCGGCTCGAAGAAGCGGGCCTTCGTCTCGGTCGGGACGCTCTTCGCGATGCTCGGCGTCGCGCTCGGCGTCGCCGCGCTGGCGATCGTCATGAGCGTCACCGGCGGCTTCCAGGAGCAGTTCCGGGAGAAGGTGCTCGGGGTCAACGCCCACGTCATCGTCCTCAAGTACGCGGTCCACTTCCGCGACTACCGCGACGTGATGAAGAAGGTCGAGGCGGTCCCGGGCGTGGTCGCCGTCGCGCCGTTCGTGATCAACCCGATGATGGTGACGCACGGCGAGCGCACCGCCACCGGCGTCCTCCTGAAGGGCGTCGACCCGGAGCTGATGCCGAAGGTCCTCGACCTCCCGCGTCACATCTCGAAGGGCTCGCTCGCGGGGATGCGCAAGCCGGGCGCGAAGCCGCCGGCCGCGCCGCACGACGCGTTCACGCCGAAGACCGGGATGTCGTACGACGACGCGGACGCCGGCGCGAGCAGGGAGTCGTTCCTCGACGTGATCGAGAAGCAGATCCTGGCGGACAACGCGAACGAGATGGCGGCCGACGCGGGCGCGGCCGACATCGGCACGCTCATCGCGACCGGCGCGTCGAACGAGATCGCGAACGCGCCGAAGACCGCGCGCGAGCCGGCGCCGGCCGACCCGCTCGACGTGATCCTCGGCGGTCATCCGCCCGCCGCTGCTGCTGCTGCTGATGCACCGGCGCCCGATCTCCACCCCGCCGGCGACGTCGTCCCCTCCGGCGGCTACACGAGCCAGCTCCCGGACGAGGACTTCCTCCCCGAGTCGGTCGATCCCGATCCCTGCCGGAGCCCCGAGCAGGTGAAGGCGCTGCCGGGCGTCGTCATCGGCAGCTCGCTCGCGCGCCGGCTCGGCGTCGGCCTCGAGGACTGCCTCCAGATCACGTCGCCGCAGATCGGCATGACCTACGGCGCGAGCGGCTCGCGGCCGCCGATCGCGAAGCAGTTCCGCGTCATCGCGATCTTCGAGGCGGGCTTCGATCAGTACGACTCGAAGCTCGTGTACACCGACCTCTACGAGGCGCAGACCTTCTACGAGCAGGGCGACAGCGTCACCGGCGTCGAGGCGCGGGTCGACGACATCGAGAAGGCCGCCGACATCGCGAAGCAGGTCGACAAGATCCTGTCGAACAGCGTCTACCACACGATGGACTGGCGCGAGCTGAACCACGGCCTCTTCACCGCGCTGCTCATCCAGCAGATCGCGATGAGCGTCGTGCTCACGCTCATCATCGTCGTCGCCGCGTTCACCGTCATCGCGACGCTCATCATGGTCGTGCTCGACAAGAAGAAGGAGATCGCGCTGCTGAAGGCGATCGGGGCGAGCGACGACGCGATCCTCCGCGTCTTCGTCTACCAGGGCGGCATCATCGGGCTCGTCGGGACCGGCATCGGGCTCGTCCTCGGCTACGTGTCCTGCAAGCTCCTCAACGCGTACGGGTTCCCGCTCGATCCGAAGGTCTACTTCATCTCGAAGCTGCCCGTGAACGTGCGCCCGACCGAGTTCATCATCACGGGCATCGTCGCGATCCTGATCTGCCTCGTCGCGACCATCTTCCCCGCGTTCTACGCGGCGCGGTTGCGACCATCGGACGGGCTACGCTCCGAGTAGCTCTGTGATACGTTCGCCCGGCACATGCGCTGGGTCGTGGAAGTCTCGTCGAACGAAAAGACGGACCTTCAGAAATACGTCGTCGAAGCGGAGTCGTGGCAACGCGCCCTCCAGGCCGCGCGTGCTCAGCGCGGCGAGCAGGGACCGATGAGCGGCTTCTCGATCGAGCTCCTCGACGAGGGCTACCGCGCGGTCGATCCGGTCGCGCGGAACCGCTTCACGGTGAAGCGCGCGCCCGACGACATGCCGGTCACGGTCGACGCGAAGGCGGCCCCCGCCGCGTCGGCGAAGAGCATCCCGCCGAAGGCGCCCAGCACGACGAAGTCGATCCCGCCGCGTCCCGGCCTCCCGAGCGCCGCCGCGAAGAAGGAAGAGAAGAAAGAAGAGAAGAAGAAGCGCAAGTCCGAGAAGATGAAGGCGGCCCCGGCCGCGAAGAAGGACGCCAAGCCTTCGGTCAAACCGCCCAAGCCGGATCCGAAAGCAGAGGCGAAGCCGGACGCGGCCGCGACGCCGTCGGCCCCGCCACCCGCCGCGGCCGCGACGCCGTCGGCGGCACCGCCCGCGGTCGCGAAGCCGTCGGTCGCCGCGGGCGCGGCCGCGAAGCCGTCGGTCGCCCCGCCCGCGGTCGCGACCGCGAAGCCGTCGGCGGCGCCGCCCGCGCCGGTCATCGAGCCCGAGCCGATCGAGCCGGACGAGGTCGAGGAGGAGGCTCCGAAGACCGAGGCCGAGCCCGCGCCGCGGCCGCCGCTCGACTCGATCCCGCCGGCGCCGCTCCTCCCGATCGGCGCCTTCATCCCGGGCCTGCCGTCGGTGAAGCTGATCTCGTCGCGCGAGCAGGACCCGAGCGACGCGTCGCCACTCACGTACCGCGAATATTCGTTTTTCGTGAAAGAGGGGACGTCCGAGGAAGTCGGCGAGAAGATCCTCCGCGGGCAGCTCAAGATCGTCCAGGCCCACCTCGAGAAGCTGAAGCAGGGCAAGCTCGTGAACCTCGCGGTCTTCGACGTCGAGTTCACGGGCAAGCCGCCCGGACCGCCGATCGCGACGCTCGCGTGGAAGGACTGGAAGGGCGACCCCGTCGTCGCGTTCCCGCGCAAGACCGGTCAGGCGCCGAAGGCGGTGAAGCCGCCGACCGCGAGCCCGAGCGGCGCGGTCTCGATCGTTCAGCCGCCGCCGTCGATGCCGCCCGCGCAACCGGCGCCTGCCCCCGCTGCTCCCGCCGTGCAGATGCCGCCGAGCTACTCGCAGCCGCCGCCCGCGGGCACGGTGCAGCCGCCGGCGGGCACGGTGCAGATGCCTCCGGGGTACTCGCAGCCGCCGCCGCCCGCGGGCACGGTGCAGATGCAGCCGCCGGTTCAGATGCCGCCCGGGTACTCGCAGCCGCCGCCAGCCGTGCCGGCGCCGCCGCCGAGCGAGCGCTCGATGCCGCGTCAGCCGGGCGCGATCGCGGCGATGATCGGCGCCGCGAAGGGCGGCACGGAGCGACGCATTCCCGTCGCCGCGCCCTCGGAGCCCTCGACGCTCGCGAGCGCGCCCCCGGCGCAGTCCGCCGCGCCCGAGCCCGCGACGATCGCGAACGCGCCTCCGCCGACCCCCGCAGCAGCGACCCCGTACGCGGCGACGCCGAGCGCGCCACCTCCGGCGAACCCGTTCGCGGCATCGCCCAGCGCAGCGCCCCCCGGAGCCGCGAACCCATTCGCCGCCGCGCCGAGCGCAGCGCCCCCCGGAGCCGCGAACCCATTCGCCGCATCGCCGAGCGCCGCGCCTCCCGGAGCCGCGAACCCATTCGCCGCGTCGCCGAGCGCGCCGCCCCCCGCGAACCCGTTCGCAGCGGCGGGCGGCGCGACTCCCGGAGCCGCGAACCCGTTCGCGGCTCCGGCGAATCCGTTCGCGACGACGCCGAGCGCGCCGCCGCCGAACCAGCCGTTCTCACAGACGGCGCCGCTGATGCCGCCGATGCAGGCGCCGTTTCAGCCGGCCTCGGTGCCGCCGCCCGCGGCGCATCCGTCGGTCCCACCGCCCGCGGCCGCGCAGTCCTTCCCGCCTCCCGCGAACCCGGCGTCGTTCCCGCCGCCCGCCGGCTCGGTGCCGCCGCCCGCCTACGCCGGCGCGCCGCCCGTCGTGATGAACCAGAGCCATCCGCCGCCGCGGCGCTCGTCGCATCCGCCGGACGGCGTCGTCCGCACGCCGTCGGGCCGCTTCGTCCGCGGTCGCATCACCGGCGACGAGCTCATCACGCAGCTCTTCGAGTCGATGCATGATCTCCACTTCCTGCGCGACGCGCTCGACGGCGGTCAGTTCTGCCTCGCGCTCGCGACGGAGATGCTCCCGGCGAAGCTCGCGCTCATCCACTTCTTCGACATCGAGAAGCGCGAGTGGATCGTCGCGTGCGCGCGCGGCAAGGACGCGAACAAGCTCCTCACGCTCCGGACGCCGGAGAACGACGACCTCCTCCTCGCGTCGATCCGCCACCGCCGCGCGATCGTCACCGCGAACGGCCAGCACGCCGCGGGCGCGCGCTACCAGGCGATCGGCGGCGCGAAGAGCATGATCATCGCGCCGATCATGCAGGCCGGCCGCGCGCTCGGCGCGCTCGAGGTCGTCAACCCCGCCGACGGCATGCCGTTCAACGAGGACGAGGGCAACGCGATCACGTACATCGCGGAGCAATACGCCGAGTACCTCGGCTCCCGCGGCATCATCGTCCAGCCCGACCGCATCCAGGCCGCGTTCCGCGGCTGACCCCACACCCTGCTAAGCTCGCGGCGTGTCGCGCTGGCGCGAACGGCTCAAGGTGTTCATCCTCCTGCCCGCGGTCGTCGCGGCGGTCGGGGTGCTCGCGTACTTCACGTTCCGCACCACGCTCCAGGTCGACACCCTCCGCCAGCAGTCGGTCCTCGAGGCCACGCTCGGCCTCGCGACGGAGAAGGCGAACCGCCTCGACCGCCAGATCGTCGATCAGGACAACGTCGTCGTCGCGATCGCCGATCCGGCCCGGCTCGAGGAGCTCGCGGAGCGCTGGCTGCCGACCGCGCGGCGCGAGACGCCGAGCGTCCGCGCCATCATCGTCCTCGACGAGAGCCGCACCGTGCTCGCGTTCGCTTCGCGCGCGACGAGCGCCTTCGCGGACGAAGAAGCGTTCCGCCGCCTCCTCACCGAGCGCATCGTCGGCGACATGGACCTCGCGACGCCGCCGCTCGATCAGCTGCGGCACCGTCACGCGACCTACATCGGACAGAGCTGGCTCCTCTCCTACTGGCAGCGCGTGCACGCGGGCCGGCGCTACCTCGTCGTCGCGTGGCACGACATCGGGCGTATCGTCCGCGAGA
Encoded proteins:
- a CDS encoding serine/threonine protein kinase, with amino-acid sequence MRSGSPVSVPSSQPRVDAYLGKTLEGRYAIEALLGEGGMGFVYLGRHKLIDKRVAIKILRSDLAADVEMTERFLNEARAASSIGSPHIVDISDFGRLPDGAAYFAMEFLDGVSLSKISGDGKVVPAARLVHVAKQIARGLGVAHSRGVVHRDLKPDNVMLIQRGEDRDFVKVLDFGIAKLQGEQAKLTRAGSVFGTPHYMSPEQAAGVPVDHRTDIYSLGVMLYEMAVGRVPFDADNFMGILTQHMYKAPAPMRAVALPGYDVPPSLEAIIVKALSKKPELRYATMEEMIVDLEKVERGIVPDAFSEVTSRSDLYAVPADYFQNPTSVGSTGRSSKRSLLMVGLAGGAIGLAVVGVILGVTTMKRETQPIAATTATELTDPTPSAPAVELPANPPSNKIAVVVTGEPADALITLEDDPADKGEQQPRTLLVGPDEKVKIRVESKDHLPKRIAVDSKKTRVVFHLESRAAPA
- a CDS encoding ABC transporter permease, which codes for MGYPIQIALRYLGSKKRAFVSVGTLFAMLGVALGVAALAIVMSVTGGFQEQFREKVLGVNAHVIVLKYAVHFRDYRDVMKKVEAVPGVVAVAPFVINPMMVTHGERTATGVLLKGVDPELMPKVLDLPRHISKGSLAGMRKPGAKPPAAPHDAFTPKTGMSYDDADAGASRESFLDVIEKQILADNANEMAADAGAADIGTLIATGASNEIANAPKTAREPAPADPLDVILGGHPPAAAAAADAPAPDLHPAGDVVPSGGYTSQLPDEDFLPESVDPDPCRSPEQVKALPGVVIGSSLARRLGVGLEDCLQITSPQIGMTYGASGSRPPIAKQFRVIAIFEAGFDQYDSKLVYTDLYEAQTFYEQGDSVTGVEARVDDIEKAADIAKQVDKILSNSVYHTMDWRELNHGLFTALLIQQIAMSVVLTLIIVVAAFTVIATLIMVVLDKKKEIALLKAIGASDDAILRVFVYQGGIIGLVGTGIGLVLGYVSCKLLNAYGFPLDPKVYFISKLPVNVRPTEFIITGIVAILICLVATIFPAFYAARLRPSDGLRSE